The Spirosoma radiotolerans genome has a window encoding:
- a CDS encoding FAD-dependent oxidoreductase encodes MIREQATDKRTSKTVRHEADLIVVGGGLSGVCCAITAARAGIQVLLVQDRPVLGGNSSSEVRLWVLGATSHMGNNNRWAREGGVIDELLLENLYRNPEGNPLIFDTILLEKVVLEPNIKLLLNTAVYEVEKSDADTISGLKAFCSQNSTQYELVAPLFCDASGDGLVGFQAGAAFRMGAESREEFGEKFAPTAEYGELLGHSLYFYTKNTGRPVRFVPPAYALDDITKIPRYKRFNAQEYGCQLWWIEYGGRLDTVHDTEAIKWELWKVVYGVWNYIKNSGQFPEAETMTLEWVGQIPGKRESRRFEGDYMLTQQDVVEQRTHADAVAFGGWSIDLHPADGIFSEKPGCNQWHSKGMYQIPFRCLYSRNITNLFLAGRIISASHVAFGSSRVMATGAHVGQAVGMAAALCTQNGLRPRDLTEPAQIQNLQQELLKTGQHIPGLSLRDPDDLAQNASLSASSEFSLNELPPDGPLQPLTHSAAQMLPLPAGIIPQMTAIVTADQATTLTVDLRRSSKPLNHTPDVTLETLTIPLVKGKQTIDLPFTSRMDEPGYVFVMFMKNEHVQLQYSQLRVTGVLSVFNKINPAVSNYGKQEPTDDIGVDTFEFWCPERRPAGQNIALTIKGGIRLFGAENSRNGSQRPTSQPNAWVAAADDPNPTLTLSWPNKQRISRVELRFDTDFDHPLETVIMIHPETVSPFCVDEYELCSDSQERIFHQTNNYLSNRTIRFEQPIETTSLTIHLKSKRSFGEGAFTPASLMEIRCYA; translated from the coding sequence ATGATACGCGAACAAGCAACCGATAAACGAACTTCAAAAACCGTTCGACACGAGGCCGATCTGATTGTGGTTGGTGGCGGGTTGTCGGGCGTTTGCTGCGCCATCACTGCGGCCCGGGCGGGCATTCAGGTTTTGCTGGTGCAGGATCGCCCGGTATTGGGCGGAAACTCGTCGTCCGAAGTACGGCTATGGGTGCTGGGCGCTACCTCGCACATGGGCAACAACAACCGCTGGGCGCGGGAAGGGGGCGTTATCGATGAGTTACTGCTCGAAAACCTCTACCGAAACCCGGAAGGCAATCCGTTGATTTTTGATACCATTTTGCTGGAAAAAGTGGTTTTGGAGCCGAACATCAAGCTTTTACTCAATACGGCAGTATATGAAGTCGAAAAATCTGACGCCGATACGATTAGCGGATTGAAAGCCTTTTGCAGTCAGAACAGTACTCAGTATGAACTGGTAGCCCCGCTTTTCTGCGATGCTTCAGGCGATGGCCTTGTCGGTTTTCAGGCGGGTGCCGCCTTTCGAATGGGCGCCGAAAGCCGGGAAGAATTCGGCGAAAAGTTTGCGCCAACGGCCGAATACGGCGAATTGCTAGGGCACTCGCTCTACTTCTACACCAAGAACACTGGCCGGCCGGTTCGCTTCGTGCCACCGGCTTATGCCTTGGACGACATCACCAAAATTCCGCGCTACAAACGCTTTAACGCACAAGAATATGGCTGTCAGTTGTGGTGGATCGAGTACGGCGGTCGGCTCGATACGGTTCACGATACCGAAGCCATTAAATGGGAACTCTGGAAAGTGGTATACGGCGTCTGGAATTACATCAAAAACTCCGGCCAATTTCCCGAAGCCGAGACGATGACGCTGGAATGGGTTGGGCAAATTCCCGGCAAACGCGAAAGTCGCCGATTCGAGGGCGATTACATGCTCACGCAGCAGGACGTCGTGGAACAGCGAACGCACGCCGATGCCGTTGCCTTTGGTGGTTGGTCCATTGACTTGCATCCGGCCGATGGCATTTTTTCAGAGAAGCCGGGTTGTAACCAGTGGCACAGCAAGGGCATGTACCAGATTCCCTTTCGCTGCCTGTACAGCCGAAACATTACGAATCTGTTTCTGGCCGGACGCATCATCAGTGCCTCCCACGTTGCCTTCGGCTCGTCGCGGGTGATGGCCACGGGTGCGCACGTTGGGCAGGCCGTGGGTATGGCCGCTGCCCTATGCACCCAAAATGGGCTGCGCCCCCGCGACCTGACCGAACCGGCCCAAATTCAGAACTTGCAGCAAGAACTGCTCAAAACCGGCCAGCACATTCCCGGCCTTTCGCTTCGCGACCCGGACGACCTCGCTCAGAATGCCAGCCTGTCTGCTTCCAGCGAATTTAGCCTGAACGAACTTCCCCCGGACGGACCCTTGCAACCGCTGACTCATTCGGCGGCCCAGATGCTGCCCCTGCCGGCGGGTATAATTCCCCAAATGACCGCCATCGTCACAGCCGATCAGGCAACAACGTTGACGGTTGACCTTCGCCGAAGCAGTAAACCATTGAATCATACGCCCGATGTAACGCTTGAGACGTTGACAATTCCGCTGGTAAAGGGCAAGCAGACCATCGACCTGCCCTTTACCAGCCGGATGGATGAGCCCGGTTATGTGTTCGTTATGTTCATGAAGAACGAACACGTCCAGTTGCAATACAGCCAGTTACGCGTGACGGGCGTTTTGTCGGTGTTTAACAAAATCAACCCGGCCGTTTCGAATTACGGCAAGCAGGAGCCAACAGACGATATTGGCGTCGATACGTTCGAGTTCTGGTGCCCCGAACGCAGACCAGCGGGGCAGAATATTGCGTTGACCATCAAGGGAGGCATTCGCCTGTTCGGCGCTGAAAACAGCCGAAATGGAAGTCAGCGTCCAACCAGCCAACCCAATGCCTGGGTGGCAGCTGCCGACGATCCAAATCCAACGCTAACCCTATCCTGGCCGAATAAGCAACGAATCAGTCGGGTTGAACTCCGTTTTGATACCGATTTCGACCACCCGCTCGAAACCGTTATCATGATTCATCCGGAAACCGTTTCGCCATTTTGTGTGGACGAATACGAATTATGCAGTGACAGCCAGGAGCGCATTTTTCACCAGACCAACAACTACCTGAGCAACCGCACCATTCGGTTTGAGCAACCCATAGAAACGACCAGTTTAACCATTCACTTGAAAAGCAAGCGTAGCTTTGGAGAGGGCGCTTTTACCCCGGCTTCTCTGATGGAAATCCGATGTTATGCCTAA
- a CDS encoding glycoside hydrolase family 2 protein, with product MIQVRWLLSLFVYTGLTLSGFAQYTIRDPDAIPLHGEWRFALDPVDAGERGKWYQEDASLNRWDKVTVPHCFSVDPRYQFYTGTAWYRRTFPFQVSPGKRVILHFDAAYYETSVWINNQKVGTHEGGYTPFHFDITEYLKTDPANGALNHIAISVNNNTWKTTTIPGAKDNNLPESFPGWINYGGLIRPVYLTVEPEVYVENVKVEATPDLAKGTSSLKIRTRVRNAGKQAITPKLSFRVEQNGKPISLTWKQPAGTVTTNQTAMLEAETVLKAADVKLWSVDQPTLYDMQVIVGNDTVRSHFGIRKVEVRNAQLLLNGQPIKVAGGNRVVDYTGLGSLEPDWLVEKDMRLMKEAGMELHRLTHYTPSETIYDWADRNGMLIISEAGNWQLTPRQMDNDTMRTKFRQQFREMAERDWNHPCVIAYSVGNEYLSEQPAGQRWTKDMIAYARELDPTRLYTFASMRLNTLPKKPEDEASQYCDFVSTNTYGNHVNVLKHIHSLYPDKPIFISEYGTRADGKDSEAGQVTHIDKFLADIRPLPYVVGASWWSFNDYLSRHDGTNPDGTRPWGLVRGDRSKRPLYKAHQTGMAPVTVEKVSWTTGKAGVHTVTLRVTARNDFPAYAIKKYQLRTDNTTLPISDLQPGQSANISFPVRGFDKTITVEIIKPTGFSILTQTIDSTNDTRTSNR from the coding sequence ATGATACAAGTACGCTGGTTATTAAGTCTATTCGTTTACACAGGTCTGACGCTTTCTGGTTTCGCTCAATACACGATTCGAGATCCCGATGCGATTCCCCTGCACGGTGAATGGCGGTTTGCCCTCGATCCGGTAGATGCGGGTGAGCGGGGCAAATGGTATCAGGAAGATGCCTCCCTGAATCGGTGGGACAAAGTGACGGTGCCGCACTGTTTCTCCGTCGATCCGCGCTACCAGTTTTACACCGGTACCGCCTGGTATCGCCGGACGTTTCCTTTCCAGGTAAGCCCTGGGAAACGGGTTATCCTTCATTTCGATGCGGCTTATTACGAAACATCGGTCTGGATAAATAATCAGAAAGTTGGCACACACGAAGGTGGCTACACGCCGTTTCACTTCGACATTACTGAGTATTTAAAAACCGATCCGGCCAATGGTGCGCTAAACCACATCGCGATCTCGGTAAATAATAATACATGGAAAACGACGACCATACCGGGCGCCAAAGACAACAACCTTCCTGAATCCTTCCCGGGCTGGATAAACTACGGCGGTCTCATCCGACCCGTTTATCTGACCGTCGAACCGGAGGTATATGTGGAGAATGTCAAGGTCGAAGCAACCCCGGACTTAGCGAAAGGTACCTCATCACTAAAAATCAGAACCCGCGTTCGGAATGCGGGCAAGCAAGCCATTACACCCAAACTCTCGTTTCGGGTGGAGCAAAATGGCAAGCCCATCAGCCTGACCTGGAAACAACCGGCTGGCACCGTTACAACTAACCAGACAGCGATGCTGGAAGCCGAAACGGTGTTAAAAGCCGCCGATGTCAAGCTGTGGAGCGTAGACCAGCCAACCTTATATGACATGCAGGTGATTGTTGGTAATGACACCGTTCGGTCTCATTTCGGCATTCGGAAAGTAGAGGTTCGAAACGCGCAGTTGCTACTGAACGGGCAGCCGATCAAAGTGGCGGGCGGGAACCGCGTAGTCGATTACACTGGCTTAGGCTCGCTCGAACCCGACTGGCTGGTCGAAAAAGATATGCGGCTAATGAAAGAAGCGGGTATGGAACTGCATCGGCTCACCCACTATACGCCCTCCGAAACCATTTACGACTGGGCCGATCGCAACGGGATGCTCATCATCAGCGAAGCAGGCAACTGGCAGCTTACACCCCGGCAGATGGACAATGATACCATGCGCACCAAGTTCCGGCAGCAGTTTCGCGAGATGGCCGAACGCGACTGGAATCACCCCTGCGTAATTGCCTATAGTGTTGGCAATGAGTATCTGTCGGAACAACCAGCGGGTCAGCGATGGACGAAGGATATGATTGCCTACGCCCGCGAACTTGACCCAACCCGGCTGTATACCTTCGCGTCCATGCGGCTCAATACGCTACCCAAAAAGCCCGAAGACGAAGCGAGTCAGTACTGCGATTTCGTTTCGACCAACACCTACGGCAACCACGTGAATGTGCTGAAACACATCCATTCGCTTTATCCCGACAAGCCAATCTTCATCAGCGAATACGGCACGCGGGCCGATGGGAAGGATAGCGAAGCGGGTCAGGTTACGCATATCGACAAGTTTCTGGCCGACATTCGGCCGTTGCCCTACGTAGTGGGCGCTTCCTGGTGGTCGTTTAATGACTACCTGAGTCGGCATGACGGCACAAACCCGGACGGCACCCGCCCGTGGGGACTGGTTCGGGGCGATCGCTCGAAACGCCCCCTGTACAAAGCTCACCAAACGGGCATGGCACCCGTCACCGTCGAAAAGGTGAGCTGGACTACGGGAAAGGCAGGTGTTCATACGGTGACCCTACGTGTGACGGCCCGGAATGATTTTCCGGCCTATGCTATCAAAAAGTATCAGCTAAGAACAGACAACACAACGTTGCCGATTTCTGATCTGCAACCAGGCCAAAGTGCCAACATCAGCTTTCCGGTGCGGGGTTTCGACAAAACGATCACTGTTGAGATCATCAAACCAACCGGTTTTTCAATTCTTACCCAAACTATTGACTCAACGAATGATACGCGAACAAGCAACCGATAA
- a CDS encoding sodium:solute symporter family protein, which produces MNTTIDTAVIVIFSAFVLTIGMLFARTGRNLKSFFAGGEAVPWFIGGLSLFMSFFSAGTFVAWGSIAYKHGWVAITIQWTMCIGALVTGLYLAPRWKQTGALTAAEFIRERLGATVQKVYIFIFTLVSLFIKGSVLYPVAKLVSVSLNLPLVPCTIGLGFFMIAYTAVGGLWAVMVTDILQFVVLSAAVFILLPLSLDRVGGFDGFVKAVPDDFFNLLNGEYTFGFVAAFVIYHICYIGGNWTFVQRYTSVDSPKSAKKVAFLFAGLYLISPVIWMLPPMIYKVINPSLTGLDTENAYLMICKLVLPPGLLGLMLTGMYFSTSASANTALNVVSAVFTNDIYKGLINPTASDTQLIRVARGSSWLFGLGMIGIALMVPAAGGIVEVVLSISSISGGPLLAPPLWALFSKRLTSRATLWITGISLSANLFFKILAPLLLGVKLTRAEETMIGVGLPFLLLLGYELWARSKESVAQEYYQYLMARQQKRDDARAESPEETLAIRKQNRFGLRVIAGSLAFTALMLCGLSFLTTEGAGITAVISGVVLVLALIPWRAAQQVQLPSDPQQIEKLINTNL; this is translated from the coding sequence TTGAACACAACCATCGATACAGCCGTCATTGTCATTTTTTCGGCTTTTGTCCTGACGATCGGGATGCTCTTTGCCCGGACGGGCCGGAACCTGAAATCCTTTTTTGCGGGCGGTGAAGCTGTGCCGTGGTTCATTGGCGGGCTGTCACTTTTTATGAGTTTCTTCTCGGCGGGAACGTTCGTTGCCTGGGGATCCATTGCCTACAAACACGGTTGGGTCGCCATCACCATCCAGTGGACCATGTGCATCGGTGCGCTGGTAACGGGTCTGTATCTGGCCCCGCGCTGGAAACAAACGGGTGCACTCACAGCTGCCGAGTTTATCCGCGAACGGCTGGGCGCAACAGTGCAAAAGGTGTACATCTTCATTTTTACACTGGTGTCGCTGTTCATCAAAGGGTCTGTTTTGTATCCGGTAGCCAAGCTGGTGAGCGTTTCGCTCAACTTACCGCTGGTTCCCTGTACTATCGGTTTGGGCTTTTTTATGATCGCCTACACCGCTGTTGGCGGACTCTGGGCCGTAATGGTTACGGATATCTTACAGTTCGTCGTGCTGTCGGCCGCCGTGTTTATTCTCCTGCCGTTGTCGCTGGATCGGGTGGGTGGTTTCGACGGATTCGTCAAAGCCGTGCCGGATGATTTTTTCAACCTCCTTAACGGCGAATACACCTTCGGATTCGTAGCCGCTTTTGTGATCTATCACATCTGTTACATTGGCGGCAACTGGACGTTCGTCCAGCGATACACCAGCGTCGACAGTCCGAAGTCGGCGAAAAAGGTGGCTTTTCTGTTTGCCGGACTATACCTGATCAGTCCGGTTATCTGGATGCTGCCACCCATGATCTACAAAGTCATCAACCCATCGCTAACCGGCCTGGATACCGAGAATGCGTACTTGATGATCTGCAAACTCGTTTTGCCACCGGGCTTGCTGGGGCTCATGCTGACGGGCATGTACTTTTCTACGTCGGCGAGTGCCAATACCGCCCTAAACGTTGTTTCGGCCGTCTTTACCAACGATATCTACAAAGGCCTCATTAACCCAACTGCTTCGGACACCCAGTTGATTCGGGTAGCACGGGGTTCGTCCTGGCTGTTCGGGCTGGGCATGATTGGCATTGCCCTGATGGTTCCGGCGGCAGGGGGCATTGTGGAGGTCGTTCTGAGTATTTCGTCTATTTCGGGCGGACCTTTGCTGGCTCCTCCCCTTTGGGCACTGTTCTCGAAACGCCTGACCAGCCGGGCTACACTCTGGATCACCGGCATTAGCTTGAGTGCCAACCTATTCTTCAAAATCCTGGCTCCTCTATTACTGGGGGTAAAATTAACCCGAGCCGAAGAAACCATGATTGGCGTTGGCCTGCCGTTTCTGTTACTACTTGGTTATGAGCTATGGGCAAGATCGAAAGAAAGCGTCGCTCAGGAGTATTACCAGTACCTGATGGCCCGCCAGCAAAAACGGGACGATGCGCGGGCCGAATCGCCCGAAGAAACACTGGCCATACGAAAACAGAATCGTTTCGGCTTGCGGGTCATTGCAGGCTCTCTAGCCTTTACCGCGCTGATGCTGTGTGGCCTGAGTTTCCTGACGACAGAAGGCGCGGGAATAACCGCCGTGATTTCGGGGGTGGTTCTGGTACTTGCGCTGATTCCATGGCGGGCTGCTCAGCAGGTCCAGCTACCCTCAGACCCGCAACAAATCGAGAAACTCATCAATACGAACCTATAG
- a CDS encoding glycoside hydrolase family protein, translating into MKLIWKVALLSIGFTAALAQSNQPISLVNERVRVIWKNTPNGWSIGQVAVRKGNQWVSLATPSGENTLLYATEKPPEKPETTFTSITGEEFPGPKYHYQQVQWAESTNPVSLNTAGQAVHFFPKEARRTGNNSLTFRQETDAATISTEWAFDPKFPSDIIVKQTVTPKRDGYFSLASPTLASTAEQNLAWATVPGYFQGNKLQPNFALAYAYGHGIPSLPVVYRERCASTLCPMVSTKNGITLSIIPEPGLSRDPWARDKPTQTDWNIGLSHMNRKAQLSPTLYYPVLGEPKSSLKTGEPMSYTFRYSLTDGGWFKALNHAVYDIYQFKETLALRQSKQSLTDRIEKMHHYLTDPKTSLWNIEEFEGKKLGAQSYLGGVVGSNKDAMKNSDYGAMWMLANATHDPLLTKNVLPYAENFKLAQQETGNSFFKGAPEGQYYLAKSKKFVEEWGEVVEPIGLTYYTMLDIGNMLLFEPTNTELKERLRLGADRLLTWQKPDGRWAVAYDRPTEQEVFKDIQDLRPTFYGLIVAYRILKDPKYLTAARKGADWFLKNAIETGSFLGVCGDARYAPDFATGQSAQALLDLFDLTNDARYRNAAITAAKIYTTSIYTHPIANHNPKTVNGIPREDWEISQTGLSFEHGGIFGSATRLGPIQLCSHAGMFIRMYQLTKEPIFADMARSGAIGRDAFVEPKTSVASYYWDRMNKGSGPYPHHAWWQIGWLTDYLMAEAELRSGGKIVFPRGFVTPKVGPHQTYGFGAGTIYGQPASLLIQEGLVQSGSPVIDYILARSADQKKLYVILLNNRAQATKTTVKLTPATIQKTSKAARWLPTNQAISADNIALDLPGFGQTVLEVDLQ; encoded by the coding sequence ATGAAATTAATCTGGAAAGTTGCTCTTTTAAGTATCGGCTTTACAGCCGCTTTGGCTCAATCGAATCAGCCAATATCACTGGTGAATGAGCGCGTAAGAGTCATCTGGAAAAATACACCGAATGGTTGGTCCATTGGGCAGGTGGCCGTACGCAAGGGCAACCAATGGGTAAGCCTGGCAACCCCATCGGGCGAGAATACCCTGCTTTATGCCACCGAAAAACCACCCGAAAAACCCGAAACGACGTTTACCTCCATTACGGGAGAAGAGTTTCCCGGCCCAAAATATCATTACCAGCAAGTGCAGTGGGCCGAAAGTACAAACCCCGTTTCGCTGAATACGGCCGGGCAGGCGGTTCACTTCTTTCCCAAAGAAGCCAGACGAACCGGCAATAACTCATTGACTTTTCGTCAGGAAACGGATGCGGCCACTATCAGCACCGAATGGGCGTTCGATCCGAAGTTTCCATCGGATATCATCGTCAAACAAACCGTTACGCCGAAAAGGGATGGGTACTTCTCGCTGGCCAGTCCGACGCTGGCCAGCACGGCGGAACAAAATCTGGCCTGGGCTACCGTACCGGGCTATTTCCAGGGAAACAAGCTACAACCGAATTTTGCCTTGGCTTATGCCTATGGGCATGGCATCCCGTCGTTGCCAGTCGTCTACCGCGAACGGTGCGCCAGTACGCTTTGCCCAATGGTCAGTACCAAAAATGGCATTACGCTTTCCATCATTCCCGAACCCGGACTTAGCCGCGATCCGTGGGCCAGAGATAAACCTACGCAAACCGACTGGAACATTGGTTTGTCGCACATGAACCGGAAAGCGCAGCTTTCGCCTACGCTCTACTACCCCGTGTTGGGAGAGCCAAAATCCAGCCTTAAAACCGGGGAGCCGATGAGCTACACCTTTCGGTACAGCCTGACTGACGGCGGCTGGTTCAAGGCGTTGAATCACGCTGTGTATGACATTTATCAGTTTAAGGAAACGCTGGCGTTGCGGCAATCCAAACAGTCGCTGACGGATCGCATCGAGAAGATGCACCATTATCTGACAGACCCCAAGACGTCCTTATGGAATATTGAAGAGTTTGAGGGTAAAAAACTGGGGGCGCAGTCCTATCTGGGTGGCGTTGTGGGATCGAATAAGGACGCGATGAAAAACTCGGATTACGGCGCGATGTGGATGCTGGCCAACGCGACCCACGACCCGCTCCTGACTAAAAACGTGCTTCCCTACGCCGAAAACTTTAAACTGGCGCAACAGGAAACCGGAAACAGCTTTTTTAAAGGGGCACCCGAAGGCCAATATTACCTGGCCAAATCGAAAAAGTTTGTGGAGGAATGGGGCGAAGTCGTCGAACCCATCGGCCTGACCTACTATACCATGCTCGACATTGGCAATATGCTCTTGTTTGAGCCGACGAATACGGAACTGAAAGAACGGTTACGCCTGGGCGCCGACCGCCTGCTCACCTGGCAAAAGCCGGATGGCCGCTGGGCCGTGGCTTACGACCGTCCTACGGAACAGGAGGTTTTTAAAGACATTCAGGATTTGCGGCCCACGTTTTACGGATTGATTGTTGCTTACCGAATCCTGAAAGATCCCAAATACCTGACGGCCGCCCGTAAAGGCGCTGACTGGTTCCTTAAAAACGCCATCGAAACGGGTAGCTTTCTGGGCGTCTGTGGCGATGCTCGCTATGCGCCGGATTTTGCCACCGGTCAGTCGGCGCAGGCGCTGCTGGATTTATTTGATCTGACGAACGACGCCCGTTACAGAAACGCAGCCATCACAGCGGCCAAAATCTATACAACATCGATTTATACGCATCCCATTGCCAACCACAATCCAAAGACCGTCAATGGTATACCGCGCGAAGACTGGGAGATTAGCCAAACGGGGCTGAGCTTTGAGCACGGGGGCATTTTTGGTTCGGCTACCCGACTTGGTCCTATTCAATTATGCAGCCATGCCGGGATGTTTATCCGGATGTATCAATTGACGAAAGAACCAATCTTTGCGGATATGGCCCGGTCTGGAGCCATTGGCCGGGATGCCTTTGTGGAGCCGAAAACCAGTGTGGCGTCCTATTACTGGGACCGGATGAACAAAGGTTCGGGGCCGTATCCGCATCACGCCTGGTGGCAGATTGGCTGGCTAACGGACTACCTCATGGCCGAAGCGGAGCTACGCTCTGGCGGGAAAATAGTTTTCCCGCGTGGTTTCGTAACACCCAAAGTTGGTCCGCACCAAACCTACGGATTCGGCGCTGGAACGATATACGGTCAACCCGCCAGCCTGCTCATTCAGGAAGGTCTGGTACAATCCGGAAGCCCCGTGATCGACTACATCCTGGCCCGCTCGGCCGACCAGAAGAAACTTTACGTGATCCTGCTCAACAATCGGGCTCAGGCCACAAAGACAACCGTAAAGCTGACCCCAGCCACCATTCAGAAAACAAGCAAGGCGGCTCGCTGGCTACCTACTAATCAGGCCATTTCGGCAGATAACATTGCGCTGGATTTGCCAGGCTTTGGGCAGACAGTTCTGGAAGTGGATTTACAGTAA
- a CDS encoding RagB/SusD family nutrient uptake outer membrane protein, translated as MKKILIPILVALSLTACKLDETIYSSIYTEAFYKTASDAEKGLIAVYDPIADMCVGPAMTIVSDFSADQTYPRAVVGRNTLTLFSYDPNYTTQKSAGRINEAPQQIWTSCYDGIEKANWIIEKVPGAKMDATRQKQIIGEAYFMRAFYHWTLTKNFGDVPVKIKASATQAEAIVGKSTKAEVYKQIYSDLDQALAAGLPSYPAVDKGRPSKEVVNALYAKAALYNEDWATASKKAQEVIASGKYALLPNVLDVYRYDNEDPARLENMWAFESEGGFSPSRGHQLTSLCGPAGSAAPAYSKTSFGSMFAYQSFYDSFNPADKRRLLLDTTYVDKSNKTVAQRNITPITAQGVLIKKYQDPVSTIGNTPNIPILRLPDMYLIAAEAEARQNGVSATAYGFINPVRKRAGLPDLTPGLSKDAFIDAVIQERSWEFFAEGDRWYDLTRTGKYMTALTSAVNSVYPSRPVQAKNKYFPIPQDELNANLKLVQNADWK; from the coding sequence ATGAAAAAGATACTCATTCCTATACTCGTTGCCCTCTCCTTAACAGCCTGTAAGCTGGACGAAACCATTTACTCGTCTATCTATACCGAAGCATTTTATAAAACGGCTTCTGATGCCGAAAAAGGCCTGATTGCGGTGTATGACCCGATTGCCGATATGTGTGTGGGCCCAGCCATGACCATTGTCTCTGACTTCAGCGCCGACCAAACCTACCCTCGGGCCGTTGTGGGGCGGAACACCCTAACCCTGTTTTCATACGACCCCAACTACACGACCCAGAAAAGTGCCGGACGGATCAATGAGGCCCCTCAGCAAATCTGGACATCCTGTTACGATGGTATTGAGAAGGCCAACTGGATTATTGAGAAGGTGCCCGGTGCTAAAATGGACGCAACCCGTCAGAAGCAAATTATTGGCGAAGCTTATTTTATGCGGGCTTTTTATCACTGGACGCTGACCAAGAATTTCGGCGATGTGCCGGTAAAGATCAAAGCCAGTGCCACACAGGCCGAAGCCATTGTCGGGAAGAGCACCAAGGCAGAGGTCTATAAGCAGATTTATAGTGATCTGGATCAGGCATTAGCTGCCGGTTTGCCTTCATACCCGGCTGTTGATAAGGGGCGACCATCCAAAGAAGTCGTCAATGCCCTCTATGCCAAAGCTGCCCTCTACAACGAAGATTGGGCAACGGCGTCCAAGAAAGCGCAGGAAGTGATTGCTTCGGGCAAATATGCCTTGTTGCCGAATGTGCTGGATGTCTATCGGTACGACAACGAAGACCCGGCCCGACTCGAAAACATGTGGGCTTTCGAGTCGGAAGGTGGCTTCAGTCCTTCGCGTGGGCATCAGCTGACCAGCCTGTGCGGCCCGGCGGGTAGCGCGGCTCCGGCCTATTCGAAAACTTCTTTCGGGTCGATGTTTGCCTATCAGTCCTTTTACGACTCTTTTAATCCGGCCGACAAACGGCGGTTGTTGCTCGATACCACCTACGTTGATAAGAGCAATAAAACAGTTGCACAGCGAAACATTACTCCCATTACGGCGCAGGGTGTATTGATTAAAAAATACCAGGACCCCGTATCGACGATTGGAAACACCCCCAACATTCCCATACTCCGCTTACCGGATATGTACCTGATTGCGGCCGAAGCCGAAGCGCGTCAGAATGGAGTTTCTGCAACGGCTTATGGCTTCATTAACCCGGTCCGGAAACGGGCGGGTCTGCCGGATCTGACGCCCGGCCTGAGCAAAGATGCCTTTATCGACGCGGTGATTCAGGAGCGTTCCTGGGAGTTTTTTGCTGAAGGCGACCGCTGGTATGACCTAACCCGTACGGGTAAATATATGACGGCCCTGACTTCAGCCGTAAATAGTGTGTATCCATCCCGTCCCGTTCAGGCCAAGAACAAATATTTCCCCATTCCGCAGGACGAACTCAACGCCAACCTGAAGCTGGTGCAAAATGCGGATTGGAAATAG